A genomic window from Pygocentrus nattereri isolate fPygNat1 chromosome 22, fPygNat1.pri, whole genome shotgun sequence includes:
- the enam gene encoding enamelin: MNKMKALVFLMCFVGCTVAAPVPESGSQEQQIAAHAHTALQLMELYRLYGHLQHQGVAAPAPLQVQAQPAQAPQPGFLVNYPALPPREDDSDEEAQPQHVGAFYPPYGYPAVPAAPAAPLTPLNSDEAEGAEEAEGAEAAEAEGAEAAEAEAEPVSEAPVTDLAPTATAVDPVVVDPPVEVEVGIEVPVAANAPTTDVLNAAAAAAAAVDPTLVPQEAPLAVEIDTTVVGLDTHFH; the protein is encoded by the exons AT GAACAAGATGAAAGCTCTGGTGTTCTTGATGTGTTTTGTGGGCTGCACAGTAGCCGCCCCA GTGCCTGAAAGTGGGAGCCAAGAG CAGCAGATAGCGGCCCACGCTCACACAGCCCTACAGCTGATGGAACTCTACCGACTGTATGGCCACCTGCAGCATCAG GGCGTTGCAGCTCCTGCTCCACTCCAG GTACAGGCTCAGCCTGCTCAAGCACCACAGCCG GGATTCTTGGTCAACTACCCTGCATTGCCCCCTAGAGAAGATGACTCTGATGAGGAAGCACAG CCCCAACATGTTGGTGCATTCTACCCACCGTATGGCTACCCAGCTGTACCTGCAGCCCCCGCAGCCCCACTAACCCCACTGAATTCAGACGAGGCTGAGGGTGCGGAAGAAGCTGAAGGTGCCGAGGCAGCAGAAGCCGAAGGTGCCGAGGCAGCAGAGGCTGAAGCTGAACCAGTGTCCGAGGCCCCAGTCACTGACCTAGCCcctactgctactgctgttgACCCTGTGGTAGTTGACCCCCCAGTGGAGGTTGAGGTTGGCATAGAGGTTCCTGTAGCTGCAAACGCCCCTACAACAGACGTCCTTAATGCTGCCGCTGCCgcagctgctgctgttgatCCTACTCTGGTCCCCCAGGAGGCACCACTGGCTGTGGAGATTGACACCACAGTTGTGGGGCTGGACACTCATTTTCATTAG
- the cnga1a gene encoding cyclic nucleotide gated channel subunit alpha 1a, protein MRIVTGSATLTVPPRMDPVLEEDSGEDGGSPRPPPSPRRLFNVNNSNNNEEEEKKKAKKEKKEKKEKKEKREKQKKEEKEQENEKEKEKEKEKQEKEKEKEKEKEKEKEKEKEKDKKEGPKEMFVINPDSNLYYQWLLLITLPVMYNWTMIIARACFEELQHNYLITWFILDYLCDLLYVADMVFRTRTGYLEQGLLVKDKKLLLKHYTDSFQFRIDVISMIPTDVLYFALGLDYPEIRINKLLRLNRMFEFFDRSQTMTNYPNIFRICTLVMYIIIIIHWNACIYFSFSKSIGFGSDPWVYPSLDEPEFGDLSRKYSFSLYWSTLTLTTIGETPSPELDSEFFFHVFDFLVGVLIFATIVGNIATMISNMNAAQAQFQARIDNIKQYMHVRHVSKDLEKRVIKWFDYLWTNKKAQDEREVLRYLPDKLRAEIGMNVHLDTLKKVRIFADCEAGLLIQLVLFLRPQVFSPGDYICRKGDIGREMYIIKEGKLAVVADDGVTQFCVLGDGSYFGEISILNIKGSKAGNRRTANIRSIGYSDLFCLTKDDLMEALTEYPEAKTMLEDKGRQILLKDGLIDLDPANLKPDQKDLEDRVNRIYSTMMLMQTKLKKLLENYDKTEKDLKQRIAQIERYAGEEVEEDEEEEQEGQKEEEAAPEQEKEEETKDEQKDGEDKPEEEEKPEEEKKPGEEEKPEGEEKPEE, encoded by the exons ATGAGGATTGTTACTGGTTCGGCGACTCTTACCGTGCCTCCACGAATGGATCCAGTTTTGGAAGAAGACTCAGGAGAAGACGGCGGGAGCCCTCGTCCTCCTCCAAGTCCGAGACGCCTCTTCAATgtgaacaacagcaacaacaatgaAGA ggaggagaagaaaaaggcgaagaaggagaaaaaggaaaagaaaga aaaaaaggagaagagagagaagcagaaaaaggaagaaaaggaacaggagaatgaaaaggagaaggagaaagaaaaggaaaagcaggagaaggagaaggaaaaggagaaagagaaggagaaggagaaggaaaaagagaaggagaaggacaaaaaggAGGG GCCGAAAGAGATGTTCGTGATTAACCCAGATAGCAACCTGTATTACCAGTGGCTGCTGCTCATCACTCTCCCTGTCATGTACAATTGGACGATGATCATTGCAAG AGCCTGTTTTGAAGAACTGCAGCACAACTATCTGATAACGTGGTTCATCCTCGACTACCTCTGCGATTTGCTTTACGTAGCTGACATGGTCTTCAGGACAAGAACTG GGTACCTGGAGCAGGGCTTGCTCGTCAAGGACAAGAAGCTTCTTCTCAAGCACTACACAGACAGCTTTCAGTTTCGAATCGACGTCATCTCCATGATACCCACCGATGTGTTGTACTTTGCCCTGGGGCTGGACTACCCTGAGATCCGCATCAACAAGCTGCTTCGCCTCAACCgcatgtttgagttttttgaccGCTCACAGACCATGACCAACTACCCCAACATCTTCCGTATCTGCACACTCGTCATGtacatcattatcatcattcaCTGGAATGCATGCAtctacttttctttttcaaagtCCATCGGTTTTGGATCGGATCCCTGGGTGTACCCTTCACTCGATGAGCCTGAGTTTGGAGATCTCTCACGGAAGTATTCCTTCAGCCTCTATTGGTCCACCCTTACTCTCACTACCATTGGGGAGACACCCTCCCCTGAGCTGGACTCTGAGTTTTTCTTTCATGTATTCGACTTCCTGGTGGGCGTGCTGATCTTTGCCACCATCGTGGGTAACATTGCCACCATGATCTCTAACATGAATGCAGCACAAGCCCAGTTCCAGGCCCGCATCGACAACATCAAGCAGTACATGCATGTGCGACATGTCAGCAAGGACTTGGAGAAGCGCGTCATCAAGTGGTTTGACTACCTGTGGACCAACAAGAAGGCGCAGGATGAAAGGGAGGTGCTACGGTACCTTCCAGACAAGCTGCGGGCAGAAATCGGCATGAATGTGCACCTGGACACTTTGAAGAAGGTGAGGATCTTCGCGGACTGTGAGGCTGGATTGCTGATTCAGTTGGTGCTCTTCTTGCGCCCTCAAGTCTTCAGTCCCGGTGACTACATATGCCGTAAGGGTGACATTGGCCGGGAGATGTACATCATTAAGGAAGGAAAGTTGGCTGTGGTAGCTGATGATGGAGTTACACAGTTTTGTGTCCTGGGAGATGGTAGCTACTTTGGTGAGATCAGTATCCTGAACATCAAGGGCAGCAAAGCTGGAAACCGCAGAACGGCCAACATCCGCAGCATCGGATACTCAGACCTCTTCTGCTTGACAAAGGATGACCTAATGGAGGCTCTGACTGAGTACCCGGAAGCCAAAACCATGCTGGAGGACAAGGGCAGGCAGATCCTCCTGAAGGACGGTTTGATAGACCTGGACCCAGCCAACCTAAAGCCAGACCAGAAGGACCTGGAGGACAGAGTGAACCGCATTTACTCCACCATGATGCTGATGCAGACCAAACTGAAGAAGCTGCTTGAGAACTATGACAAAACCGAGAAAGACCTCAAACAGCGCATTGCTCAAATAGAGCGCTATGCAGGCGAGGAGgtagaggaggatgaggaggaagagcaggaggggcagaaggaggaggaggcagcACCAGAGCaagaaaaggaggaagagaCCAAAGATGAgcagaaagatggagaggacaagccagaggaggaggagaaaccagaagaggaaaagaaaccAGGGGAAGAGGAGAAGCCAGAAGGGGAGGAGAAGCCAGAGGAGTAG